From the genome of Nitrospirota bacterium, one region includes:
- a CDS encoding PEP-utilizing enzyme encodes MVQTVRAQNAACRLDYLVGTIATAYKGNIGSLVAKDFCMTDDGNETSFQGTILAMPQGEYEAVLNQSGAELSRSVLRSGVFSFSADSRRIAATRDLQIDIVRSGRHVGTFLLKKENNGGLYLSAVELSEDLAGMDLTRLTSPVKDKPGLLWKAEDIVSRILSTKKDWAAFSEDLAVFARDLSWSEPAGFERAFGVLVRFMLLAAERTAGADRSKPVSNYIDLLDLLGLDKGAYATLQPLALVWVQALSRSSLDLAPQARRSATSLRRLLDRFPGLGIREAALVLIRSIQGRIASVPFLDSRALEPLAGLIPGEDVMLLSRFGEAGRRRMERELDEAERLLKGDDLARALAVLVGLDFDVLDDRKAVELLFDIAEKDLTPASAGPVLQVIAAYLASAARLSGAMLESIGFSLPRIMDRMLGLGLAGECIILVRGISESGSGAMERILLNGRIARLVLQSGQDPLIAAYADAVKRITIPAARVQGLSPDSWAEIVDPRHLDLLMKFMDLLGSGTGALEGVLIHVIANLSVGGVLIPDDRLFQRQVSAFLNSPAMEGPFLLNELLLARLPVYFNDVGAVSKVRDYSTEIDSRGNDPVIYFVRKQVHVNASSQNVRLIEAVLRSWAKNDPTLLQTIVPPDIYAQTRPGLIAGYSPVIRGFFRDSGVEDEGGLHLEKLLELTDETIDRLLPEGDDRDGEARRKVKLLSKLYKEVSRKYALLVRDTAVVDVNAGLQAVVEALQEYKGIILSPERTEAQESLYFKRHIAFGIPSVLGTYHEPKFDALCGLMRRGEEVPVLLEAILSRMEEKGATANSGDLRQWLAALAAAWQALRQYGMRNIRIDEFSVVLEQDRLHPTQTIDLLKLWQKELAGMVSSLSRMFHGPLMDVIERLPRNDLPEHLLVLDVSSPDFAGKAADVVMRDILSSIPGLVESDRLLASLISIFRTLPDGIFVSRYSDGTLPREPGFYDIHALGIADAWRLGPVLGAKAKNLVLLKEKGLPVPAGVVLPAGQTRSGPPGREQGPDDQVLREGVRAIEAQTGRVFGGIDRPLFLSVRSGSYLSMPGILSSILYCGMNERTAHAFINETGDPALGWDSYRRFIEHYGTAVLGLDIEFFEQAAGGPGRGSGADVHPDAEHARSLVSRYQERLRSLGLQVPDDVYEQLRCCVHAVYASWQSDRARQFRAATGTSEEWGTSVTLMEMIPGNQEGSGASVFFTRDPSTHEEAIFGEVRENASGDDLASGRKSGVPLSRRQAAAGQKNLEDLDPGLFRLHQELARTIEAAFDGLPQEVEVTYTRGRDKAPMLYVLQSRSMEEGDGADAAFPAGCGMESRVIGRGIGVNGGALSGVASFAPSVDQAARLAHESGLPVILIRRTADTKDVSLMPVIRGIITAAGGVTSHASVLALKFGLTAVVSCADLTVDVDEAGRPFAMIGTTRIREGSPLSLDGKKGLVFSGTCRPAKERS; translated from the coding sequence ATGGTCCAAACCGTAAGAGCACAGAATGCTGCTTGTCGTCTTGACTATCTCGTCGGGACGATCGCAACCGCGTACAAAGGGAATATTGGGTCGCTGGTGGCAAAGGATTTCTGCATGACCGACGACGGGAACGAAACGTCGTTTCAGGGCACGATCCTTGCGATGCCCCAAGGAGAGTATGAGGCTGTGTTGAACCAAAGCGGGGCCGAATTGTCACGGTCTGTGCTGAGAAGCGGCGTCTTTTCGTTCAGCGCGGACAGCAGGCGCATTGCCGCAACGCGGGACCTCCAGATCGACATTGTCCGGTCCGGAAGACATGTCGGAACGTTTCTGCTGAAAAAGGAGAACAATGGCGGGCTCTATTTGTCGGCTGTCGAACTCTCGGAAGATCTGGCCGGTATGGACCTCACGCGGCTGACGTCGCCGGTGAAGGACAAGCCGGGGCTGCTCTGGAAGGCGGAGGATATCGTTTCCCGGATACTTTCCACCAAGAAGGACTGGGCTGCGTTCTCCGAAGATCTGGCCGTATTCGCGCGGGACCTTTCCTGGAGCGAACCAGCGGGTTTTGAAAGGGCCTTCGGCGTCCTGGTCCGGTTCATGCTCCTGGCCGCAGAACGCACGGCCGGCGCAGACAGAAGCAAGCCGGTATCCAATTATATCGACCTCCTGGACCTGCTGGGCTTGGACAAGGGGGCGTATGCGACACTCCAGCCCCTGGCCTTGGTCTGGGTGCAGGCCCTGTCACGGTCTTCACTCGACCTTGCCCCGCAGGCACGCCGCTCCGCTACGTCCCTGCGGCGGCTCCTTGATCGATTTCCGGGCCTCGGTATACGGGAAGCGGCGCTCGTTCTGATCAGGTCCATCCAGGGGAGAATCGCCTCGGTCCCGTTCCTCGACAGCAGGGCACTGGAACCGCTTGCCGGCCTCATCCCCGGCGAAGACGTTATGCTGCTGTCCCGCTTCGGGGAAGCGGGACGGAGGCGGATGGAACGTGAGCTTGATGAAGCCGAACGGCTGCTCAAGGGGGATGATCTGGCCCGGGCGCTCGCGGTGCTCGTTGGCCTCGATTTCGATGTGCTGGATGACCGGAAGGCAGTCGAGCTCCTGTTCGACATTGCGGAAAAGGACCTCACCCCCGCATCGGCCGGCCCGGTGTTGCAGGTCATCGCCGCCTACCTGGCTTCTGCTGCCCGGCTGTCCGGCGCCATGCTCGAATCGATCGGCTTTTCCCTGCCCCGGATCATGGACAGGATGCTCGGCCTGGGCCTGGCCGGCGAATGCATCATTCTTGTGCGCGGGATCAGTGAGAGCGGGTCAGGCGCCATGGAGCGGATCCTGCTGAACGGCCGCATCGCCCGACTGGTCCTGCAATCCGGCCAGGACCCGCTCATCGCCGCGTATGCCGACGCGGTGAAGCGCATTACCATTCCCGCAGCCCGCGTGCAGGGGCTCTCACCGGACTCGTGGGCCGAGATCGTCGACCCCCGGCACCTCGATCTCCTGATGAAATTCATGGACCTTCTTGGCTCGGGGACCGGAGCGCTGGAGGGGGTCCTGATCCACGTGATCGCGAACCTGTCGGTTGGCGGCGTCCTGATCCCCGATGACCGGCTGTTCCAGCGCCAGGTATCGGCCTTTCTAAACTCCCCGGCCATGGAGGGACCCTTTCTCCTGAACGAGCTGCTGCTCGCGCGGCTTCCCGTGTATTTCAATGATGTGGGCGCGGTGAGCAAGGTCCGGGACTATTCAACGGAGATCGACTCCCGGGGGAACGACCCGGTGATCTACTTTGTCCGGAAACAGGTCCACGTGAACGCCAGCAGCCAGAACGTGCGCCTGATCGAGGCCGTTTTGCGGTCCTGGGCCAAAAACGATCCTACGCTCCTGCAGACCATCGTGCCTCCTGACATCTACGCGCAAACAAGGCCAGGGCTCATTGCGGGGTACAGCCCGGTCATCAGAGGATTTTTCCGGGATTCCGGCGTGGAGGACGAAGGGGGGCTGCACCTGGAAAAACTCCTTGAGCTCACCGACGAAACGATCGACCGCCTTCTTCCCGAAGGAGACGACAGGGACGGCGAGGCCCGCAGGAAGGTAAAGCTCCTGAGCAAGCTGTACAAGGAGGTCTCGCGGAAGTACGCTTTGCTGGTCCGGGATACCGCGGTCGTTGATGTCAACGCCGGCCTGCAGGCTGTCGTCGAGGCGCTTCAGGAGTACAAAGGCATCATCCTGTCCCCGGAACGGACGGAGGCGCAGGAGTCGCTGTATTTCAAGAGGCATATCGCTTTCGGCATCCCCTCGGTGCTGGGAACCTACCACGAGCCGAAGTTCGATGCGCTTTGCGGCCTGATGCGCCGAGGAGAAGAGGTCCCCGTCCTGCTCGAGGCTATTCTGTCCCGGATGGAAGAAAAGGGAGCAACGGCGAACAGCGGCGACCTCCGGCAATGGCTCGCTGCTCTTGCCGCGGCATGGCAGGCCCTCCGGCAGTATGGCATGCGGAACATCCGGATCGACGAGTTCTCTGTCGTGCTGGAGCAGGACAGGCTTCATCCAACGCAGACTATAGACCTGCTGAAGCTGTGGCAAAAGGAGCTGGCGGGAATGGTGTCTTCGCTCAGCAGGATGTTCCATGGCCCCCTCATGGACGTCATCGAACGGCTTCCGAGGAACGACCTCCCTGAGCATCTCCTTGTTTTGGATGTGTCTTCACCGGATTTTGCCGGCAAGGCGGCCGATGTGGTCATGCGGGACATCCTGAGCAGCATTCCCGGCCTCGTCGAGTCCGACCGGCTGCTCGCTTCGCTCATCTCGATTTTCCGCACGCTGCCTGATGGGATATTCGTTAGCCGGTATAGCGATGGGACCCTGCCGCGTGAGCCCGGTTTTTACGACATCCATGCTCTGGGGATAGCGGACGCATGGAGGCTCGGTCCCGTTCTGGGCGCAAAGGCGAAGAACCTTGTGCTGCTCAAGGAAAAGGGGCTCCCCGTCCCTGCCGGCGTGGTCCTTCCCGCGGGGCAGACCCGGAGCGGACCTCCGGGCAGGGAGCAGGGCCCGGACGATCAGGTCCTGAGGGAGGGGGTGCGGGCAATTGAGGCACAAACCGGCAGAGTGTTCGGCGGGATTGACAGGCCGCTGTTCCTTTCCGTGCGGAGCGGTTCGTACCTCTCGATGCCCGGCATACTGTCGTCCATTCTCTACTGTGGCATGAACGAGCGAACTGCCCATGCGTTCATCAACGAGACCGGCGACCCGGCGCTGGGCTGGGACTCCTACCGGAGGTTCATCGAGCATTACGGGACCGCGGTCCTGGGGCTGGATATCGAATTCTTCGAGCAGGCCGCAGGGGGCCCCGGACGCGGCTCGGGCGCCGACGTCCACCCGGACGCGGAGCACGCAAGATCGCTCGTAAGCCGCTATCAGGAACGGCTCCGCTCGCTCGGCCTTCAGGTGCCGGATGACGTCTACGAACAGCTGCGTTGCTGCGTGCATGCCGTGTATGCCTCTTGGCAGAGCGACCGGGCTCGCCAGTTCCGGGCCGCCACGGGGACGTCTGAGGAATGGGGCACCTCGGTCACGCTGATGGAAATGATCCCCGGCAACCAGGAGGGTTCCGGCGCCTCGGTGTTCTTCACCAGGGACCCCTCCACGCACGAGGAGGCGATCTTCGGAGAGGTCCGGGAGAATGCCAGCGGCGACGACCTTGCGTCGGGAAGGAAATCCGGCGTCCCCCTGTCGCGCAGGCAGGCAGCGGCCGGGCAAAAAAACCTCGAAGACCTCGATCCCGGGCTCTTCCGGCTGCACCAGGAGCTCGCGCGAACGATCGAAGCCGCCTTTGACGGGCTGCCCCAGGAAGTGGAGGTGACCTATACGCGGGGCAGGGACAAGGCCCCCATGCTGTACGTGCTCCAGTCCAGGAGCATGGAAGAGGGGGATGGGGCCGACGCCGCGTTCCCGGCGGGCTGCGGCATGGAATCCCGCGTGATCGGCCGCGGCATCGGCGTGAACGGAGGTGCGCTGAGCGGCGTGGCATCCTTCGCCCCCTCGGTTGACCAGGCCGCAAGGCTGGCTCACGAGTCGGGCCTGCCCGTGATCCTCATCCGCAGAACCGCGGACACCAAAGATGTCTCGCTGATGCCGGTCATCAGGGGGATCATTACGGCAGCCGGAGGGGTCACGTCCCATGCGTCGGTCCTGGCGCTCAAATTCGGGCTTACCGCGGTCGTTTCGTGCGCTGACCTCACGGTGGATGTCGATGAAGCTGGCCGGCCCTTTGCCATGATCGGGACCACCCGCATCCGGGAAGGAAGCCCTTTAAGCCTTGACGGCAAGAAAGGCCTGGTCTTCTCCGGGACCTGCCGGCCGGCAAAGGAACGGTCCTGA
- the guaA gene encoding glutamine-hydrolyzing GMP synthase, translated as MPDIHSERILILDFGSQYTQLIARRVREAKVYCEIFPYNAGIEKVKAFRPKGLILSGGPSSVYDAGAPLIDKAHLEIGVPVLGICYGMQLLTHVLGGQVAKSTKREYGRAELSIHKNEGIFSGIGEGGKASVWMSHGDRIEKMPECFTAIAHTGNSPTAAMADEKRKFYGVQFHPEVVHTPQGVEILRNFVYTICGCKPSWTMASFVDYSVGEIRKAVGNKQAVCGLSGGVDSSVAAVLVHKAIGRQLTCIFVNNGVLRKDEAGKVQHSFKDMGLNLKYVDASQEFLAKLAGVEDPEKKRKIIGNTFIDVFEREAHAVGGAEFLVQGTLYPDVIESVSFKGPSAVIKSHHNVGGLPEKMKLKLVEPLRELFKDEVRAIGREMKMPDDIIDRQPFPGPGLAIRILGEVTDPRLRILREADAIVIEEIKKAGLYKQIWQSFAVLLPIKTVGVMGDERTYENVVAIRAVTSQDGMTADWAKIPYELLGIMSNRIINEVKGVNRVCFDISSKPPSTIEWE; from the coding sequence GTGCCGGACATCCACAGCGAACGCATTCTGATCCTCGACTTCGGCTCTCAGTATACCCAGCTCATCGCGCGTCGGGTGCGCGAGGCAAAGGTGTATTGCGAGATATTCCCGTATAACGCCGGGATCGAAAAGGTGAAGGCCTTCCGGCCGAAGGGGCTGATCCTGTCCGGCGGGCCGTCGAGCGTGTATGACGCGGGGGCTCCGCTGATCGACAAGGCACACCTCGAGATCGGCGTACCGGTGCTCGGCATCTGTTACGGCATGCAGCTTCTGACGCACGTGCTTGGCGGTCAGGTGGCCAAATCGACCAAGCGCGAATACGGCAGGGCGGAGCTCTCCATCCATAAGAACGAAGGGATCTTCAGCGGGATCGGGGAGGGAGGCAAGGCCTCGGTCTGGATGAGCCACGGTGACCGGATCGAAAAGATGCCGGAGTGCTTCACCGCCATCGCGCACACGGGCAATTCGCCCACGGCTGCTATGGCCGACGAGAAGCGGAAGTTCTACGGCGTCCAGTTCCATCCCGAGGTCGTACACACGCCGCAGGGCGTCGAGATCCTCAGGAACTTCGTTTACACGATCTGCGGATGCAAGCCCTCCTGGACCATGGCGTCCTTCGTCGACTATTCCGTGGGGGAGATCCGGAAGGCCGTCGGCAACAAACAGGCGGTCTGCGGGCTCTCGGGCGGCGTGGACTCCTCGGTGGCCGCCGTGCTCGTGCACAAGGCAATCGGCAGACAGCTTACCTGCATCTTCGTGAACAACGGCGTGCTCCGGAAGGACGAGGCCGGGAAAGTGCAGCATTCCTTCAAGGACATGGGCCTGAACCTGAAATATGTGGACGCCTCGCAGGAGTTCCTGGCTAAGCTTGCAGGCGTCGAGGACCCGGAGAAGAAGCGGAAGATCATCGGCAACACCTTCATCGACGTCTTCGAGCGGGAGGCCCATGCCGTGGGCGGAGCCGAGTTCCTGGTCCAGGGCACGCTCTATCCCGACGTGATCGAGAGCGTTTCGTTCAAGGGCCCGTCGGCGGTGATCAAGTCCCACCACAACGTGGGCGGCCTGCCGGAGAAGATGAAACTGAAACTGGTCGAACCGCTGCGGGAGCTGTTCAAGGACGAGGTGCGGGCCATCGGCCGCGAGATGAAGATGCCCGACGACATCATCGACCGCCAGCCCTTCCCGGGGCCTGGCCTGGCCATCCGCATCCTGGGCGAGGTGACCGATCCCCGTCTCAGGATCCTGCGCGAGGCCGACGCCATCGTGATCGAGGAGATCAAGAAGGCGGGTCTCTACAAGCAGATCTGGCAGTCCTTCGCCGTGCTGCTCCCGATCAAGACCGTGGGCGTGATGGGCGACGAGCGGACCTACGAGAACGTCGTCGCGATCCGCGCGGTCACGAGCCAGGACGGCATGACGGCGGACTGGGCGAAGATCCCCTATGAGCTCCTGGGCATCATGTCCAATCGCATCATCAATGAGGTAAAAGGCGTGAACCGGGTCTGCTTCGATATCTCCTCCAAGCCGCCGAGCACCATCGAGTGGGAGTAG
- a CDS encoding DUF3617 family protein — MITVVKPELKYRSGVAGFLFLAVFAFAAFPYPANAEDLPVFRQGMWEFQRTAGQQKMVNKKCTSPTEDMKQQNAMLANMGCRVSPLTKKGNAYTFTAECAAEGSAGGQVNSHTTTVVTVESDSAYTVQVDGTINDRPTKELLAARRIGDCKR; from the coding sequence ATGATCACGGTTGTTAAGCCAGAACTGAAGTACCGGTCCGGAGTCGCAGGCTTCCTGTTCTTGGCAGTGTTTGCGTTCGCTGCCTTCCCGTACCCTGCGAATGCCGAGGATCTGCCAGTGTTCCGTCAAGGCATGTGGGAATTTCAGCGTACAGCCGGTCAGCAAAAGATGGTAAACAAGAAATGCACAAGCCCGACCGAGGATATGAAACAGCAAAACGCCATGCTGGCAAACATGGGCTGCCGCGTCTCTCCCCTGACGAAAAAGGGCAATGCGTACACCTTTACCGCAGAGTGCGCGGCCGAGGGCTCGGCGGGCGGCCAGGTGAACAGCCATACCACGACGGTTGTCACGGTTGAAAGCGACAGCGCCTACACGGTGCAGGTGGACGGAACGATCAATGACCGGCCCACGAAGGAGCTGCTCGCCGCTCGGCGCATCGGCGACTGCAAGCGGTAG
- the cysM gene encoding cysteine synthase B (catalyzes the formation of cysteine from 3-O-acetyl-L-serine and hydrogen sulfide), translating into MGVLDSIGNTPLVKLESLSPNPSVQVFAKLEGNNPGGSV; encoded by the coding sequence ATGGGAGTTCTGGACAGCATAGGCAACACGCCGCTCGTGAAGCTCGAGTCGCTCAGCCCCAACCCCAGCGTTCAGGTCTTCGCGAAACTGGAGGGGAACAATCCGGGCGGCTCGGTCAA
- a CDS encoding AarF/ABC1/UbiB kinase family protein, which yields MRLFKYRGRFFQGVGLFLRVLLSYKLLGLRNVAATPETRKSRLKALHAANARMIREHMIEMRGVLIKIGQFLSSRVDILPEEYTDELSKLQDQVPPTPFPEIAKRVAEELGPLEEVFSSFNQEPIASASLGQVHRACLKDGECIVVKVQYPGIEEVIAADIRTLRFVVRILRLLYRQINLDVIYSEFSRIVAEELDYIQEAKNAETFARNFADNDRIKIPIVYWPFTTSKVLTLEYLAGTKITDFDAIDREGIDRREVARVLAEAYAQMFFQDGLFHGDPHPGNIFVRPGPEVILVDFGMVDRISLPKKEGLRSAFTAIVDRNALSLVRALVDMGFIPLTRDIQPLVQFVDRILQKYRDISPSEFKAMDIEEIGKDIMEALQISPSIQIPNDFILFGRVIGMLNGLASRLDSETNLIEIAAPYAKRFIKAGEFTMEGVLKQAGISARSALKLPELLNDFLVTTGRGELRVEIASRDIVRMLQHIHNIGRGFILSIFSAGSAAAGVVFRINGFDRDALWCAVAAGALLAGAVYFMRRSRKEFE from the coding sequence ATGCGCCTGTTCAAATACCGCGGAAGGTTCTTTCAGGGCGTCGGCCTCTTTCTCCGGGTTCTCCTGAGCTACAAGCTCCTGGGGCTCCGGAACGTCGCCGCCACGCCGGAGACCAGGAAATCTCGCCTTAAAGCGCTCCATGCCGCGAACGCCCGCATGATCCGCGAGCACATGATCGAAATGCGCGGCGTCCTGATCAAGATCGGCCAGTTCCTGTCCTCCCGCGTGGACATCCTGCCCGAGGAATACACCGATGAGCTGTCAAAGCTCCAGGACCAGGTGCCGCCCACGCCCTTCCCCGAGATCGCGAAGCGGGTGGCCGAGGAGCTCGGTCCCCTGGAGGAGGTCTTCTCGTCCTTCAACCAGGAGCCCATTGCGTCTGCCTCGCTCGGCCAGGTCCACCGGGCCTGCCTCAAGGACGGGGAATGCATCGTCGTGAAGGTCCAGTACCCCGGCATCGAAGAGGTGATCGCCGCAGACATCAGGACGCTCAGGTTCGTGGTCAGGATCCTCCGGCTCCTCTATCGCCAGATCAACCTCGACGTGATCTACTCCGAGTTCTCCCGCATCGTAGCGGAAGAGCTCGACTACATCCAGGAAGCGAAGAACGCCGAGACCTTCGCCCGGAACTTCGCGGACAACGACCGGATCAAGATCCCCATCGTGTACTGGCCGTTCACGACGTCGAAGGTGCTGACGCTGGAGTACCTCGCGGGGACCAAGATCACCGATTTCGACGCCATCGACCGGGAGGGGATCGACCGCAGGGAGGTCGCGCGCGTCCTCGCCGAGGCCTATGCCCAGATGTTCTTCCAGGACGGCCTGTTCCACGGCGACCCGCATCCGGGCAACATCTTTGTCCGGCCGGGGCCTGAGGTCATCCTCGTTGACTTCGGCATGGTGGACCGCATCTCCTTGCCGAAGAAGGAGGGTCTGCGCAGCGCCTTTACGGCCATCGTGGACCGCAATGCGCTGAGCCTCGTGCGTGCGCTCGTGGACATGGGGTTCATCCCGCTCACCCGCGACATCCAGCCCCTGGTCCAGTTCGTGGACCGGATCCTCCAGAAGTATCGCGACATCTCGCCCTCCGAGTTCAAGGCCATGGACATCGAGGAGATCGGGAAGGACATCATGGAAGCGCTGCAGATCAGCCCGTCGATCCAGATCCCGAACGACTTCATTCTCTTCGGCAGGGTGATCGGCATGCTGAACGGCCTCGCGTCCCGGCTCGACTCCGAAACCAACCTCATCGAGATCGCCGCTCCCTACGCGAAGCGCTTCATCAAAGCCGGCGAGTTCACGATGGAAGGCGTGCTCAAGCAGGCGGGCATATCCGCCCGGTCGGCCCTGAAACTGCCCGAACTCTTGAACGATTTTCTTGTGACCACGGGCCGGGGCGAGCTGCGCGTGGAGATCGCGTCCCGGGATATCGTGCGCATGCTCCAGCATATACACAATATCGGCCGCGGGTTCATCCTCTCGATCTTCTCCGCCGGGTCGGCAGCGGCTGGCGTTGTCTTCCGCATCAACGGGTTCGACAGGGATGCCCTGTGGTGCGCGGTCGCGGCCGGTGCCCTGCTGGCAGGGGCCGTCTATTTCATGAGAAGATCCCGGAAGGAGTTCGAATGA
- a CDS encoding nucleoside transporter C-terminal domain-containing protein yields MLFQASLGLLVFTGIAWLVSENRKKVKYVTALTGVALQLGIAAILLYFPFFKRLFLLLNNVVLSLEAATRAGTSFVFGYIGGGTPPFLLQDPGASFILAFQALPLVLVIGALSALLFYWRILPHIVRGFSLALQKTMNIGGALGLGSSTTIFLGMVEAPLVIKPYLKDMTRSELFSLMTVGMACIAGTVMILYATFLNGVIPDPLGHILTASFIHVAAAITIARIMVPETGEETSGSFAPPRAATSSMDAVVKGTMDGLHLLLNIVAMLVVMVALVHLANLLIGILPDAGGKPLTLQRILGFIMAPVVWLFGIPWAEAQTAGQLMGTKTILNELLAFLEMAKLPAGALDPRTKLIMTYALASFANFGSLGILIGGLGSLAPERRDEVVGLGMKALLAGTLATCMTGAVIGIFT; encoded by the coding sequence ATGCTTTTTCAAGCGTCGCTCGGCCTCCTGGTATTCACCGGGATCGCATGGCTCGTGAGCGAGAACAGAAAGAAAGTCAAATACGTAACCGCACTGACGGGCGTCGCCCTACAGCTCGGCATCGCGGCTATTCTTCTCTATTTTCCATTCTTCAAAAGGCTCTTCCTGCTCCTGAACAATGTCGTGCTCTCCCTCGAAGCGGCGACCAGGGCGGGAACGTCCTTCGTGTTCGGCTACATCGGCGGCGGGACGCCCCCGTTCCTGCTCCAGGACCCGGGGGCAAGCTTCATCCTCGCGTTCCAGGCGCTCCCGCTCGTGCTCGTGATCGGCGCGCTCTCGGCCCTGCTGTTCTACTGGCGGATCCTGCCGCACATCGTGCGCGGCTTCTCACTCGCTCTGCAGAAGACCATGAACATCGGTGGCGCGCTCGGCCTCGGCTCGTCCACCACGATCTTCCTCGGCATGGTCGAGGCGCCGCTCGTGATCAAGCCCTATCTCAAGGATATGACGCGGAGCGAGCTCTTCTCGCTCATGACCGTTGGCATGGCATGCATCGCCGGCACGGTGATGATCCTGTACGCCACGTTCCTGAACGGAGTGATCCCCGATCCGCTCGGCCATATCCTGACGGCCTCGTTCATCCACGTTGCCGCCGCGATCACGATTGCGCGGATCATGGTGCCCGAGACCGGGGAGGAGACATCCGGGAGCTTCGCACCGCCCCGCGCCGCGACGAGCTCCATGGACGCCGTTGTTAAGGGGACAATGGACGGTCTGCATCTGCTCCTGAACATCGTCGCCATGCTCGTGGTCATGGTCGCGCTGGTGCACCTGGCGAACCTGCTGATCGGCATCCTTCCCGATGCCGGCGGCAAGCCGCTCACGCTCCAGCGCATCCTCGGGTTCATCATGGCGCCGGTTGTCTGGCTTTTCGGCATACCCTGGGCGGAGGCGCAGACCGCGGGGCAGCTCATGGGTACGAAGACGATCCTGAACGAACTGCTCGCCTTCCTCGAAATGGCGAAGCTTCCGGCCGGCGCGCTCGACCCGCGGACCAAGCTGATCATGACCTACGCGCTCGCGAGCTTTGCCAACTTCGGCAGCCTCGGCATCCTGATCGGCGGGCTCGGCAGCCTTGCGCCTGAACGGCGGGACGAGGTCGTCGGCCTCGGCATGAAGGCGCTCCTGGCCGGCACGCTGGCCACCTGCATGACCGGAGCAGTTATCGGGATTTTCACCTAA
- the gap gene encoding type I glyceraldehyde-3-phosphate dehydrogenase — translation MKTIAINGLGRIGMLALRLYVERPPKNVALVAANSPAPIEDLAYLIKYDSVHGRAPFEIRTGPDYLDIGPHRIAVSHETDPEKLAWRRQGIDIVLECSGLFRKREEAEKHLRAGAGKVIISADAKNEDLTIVLGVNERSYDPAKHHIISNASCTTNCLATTAKVLLDAFGIDYLMATTVHAYTSSQAIIDRSAPGHRRRGRAAGVSLIPSSTGAAAATQLVLPQLRGRMEAIAVRVPVANGSLTDIVAHLGRDATREEVNAAFKAAAGGPMAGILDYSEDELVSADIVGDEHSAIVDAKSTRVLRDRVVKVLAWYDNEYGYARRLLDLAGHIAGQGPN, via the coding sequence ATGAAAACCATAGCCATTAACGGCCTGGGTCGCATAGGGATGCTGGCTCTTCGCCTCTATGTGGAGCGGCCGCCAAAGAACGTGGCGCTGGTGGCAGCCAACAGCCCGGCGCCGATCGAAGACCTTGCCTATCTGATCAAGTATGACTCCGTCCACGGCCGGGCGCCCTTTGAGATCAGGACGGGACCGGATTATCTGGACATCGGGCCCCACCGCATAGCCGTTTCCCACGAAACAGACCCGGAAAAGCTGGCCTGGCGCAGGCAGGGCATCGATATCGTCCTGGAATGCTCGGGACTCTTCCGGAAGCGGGAGGAGGCCGAAAAACACCTGCGGGCCGGCGCTGGAAAGGTCATCATAAGCGCCGACGCCAAGAACGAGGACCTGACAATCGTCCTCGGGGTGAACGAGCGATCCTACGATCCCGCGAAGCACCACATCATCTCCAATGCTTCCTGCACCACGAACTGCCTGGCCACCACGGCCAAGGTGCTCCTGGACGCCTTCGGCATCGACTATCTCATGGCCACGACCGTGCATGCTTACACCTCGAGCCAGGCGATCATCGACCGTTCGGCCCCCGGCCACCGGCGGCGGGGAAGGGCGGCCGGCGTCTCCCTGATCCCGTCCAGCACCGGCGCAGCAGCGGCAACGCAACTCGTGCTGCCGCAGCTCAGGGGCAGGATGGAGGCGATCGCGGTGCGAGTGCCGGTCGCGAACGGGTCGCTCACGGACATCGTGGCCCATCTCGGAAGGGACGCTACCCGCGAGGAGGTGAATGCGGCGTTCAAGGCCGCGGCAGGCGGGCCTATGGCAGGCATCCTGGATTACAGCGAGGACGAGCTGGTTTCCGCCGACATCGTCGGAGACGAGCACTCCGCGATCGTGGACGCAAAGTCAACGCGGGTCCTGAGGGACCGCGTCGTCAAGGTGCTTGCCTGGTATGACAATGAATACGGCTATGCACGGCGCCTCCTGGACCTTGCGGGCCATATCGCCGGACAGGGGCCGAACTGA